In Holophagales bacterium, one DNA window encodes the following:
- a CDS encoding cysteine dioxygenase family protein gives MDELLLGPLLHGLEAAVARGGASNPSAEVERELRALAAAGALALPERLMRPGETSYARHLVHLDPVGRFSALAMVWGPGQGTPLHDHDGLWGVEIVVAGEIEAEMYRHCGTDLDGAERFERLSVDRGGPGATGTLAPPLEYHTMRNPSASEKTVTLHVYGGELTRCRVFHPLGDGRYRAEPRRLALSE, from the coding sequence ATGGACGAACTCTTGTTGGGTCCGCTCCTTCACGGCCTGGAAGCGGCCGTGGCGCGAGGAGGTGCGTCGAACCCGAGCGCCGAGGTGGAGCGCGAGCTGCGTGCCTTGGCTGCGGCGGGGGCCCTCGCCCTGCCGGAACGGCTGATGCGCCCCGGCGAGACGAGCTACGCCCGCCATCTCGTCCACCTCGACCCGGTGGGACGCTTCTCGGCGCTGGCGATGGTCTGGGGCCCCGGGCAGGGGACGCCGCTCCACGACCATGACGGCCTCTGGGGGGTCGAGATCGTCGTCGCCGGGGAGATCGAAGCGGAGATGTACCGGCACTGCGGGACGGACCTCGACGGGGCGGAGCGCTTCGAGCGCCTGAGCGTCGACCGTGGTGGCCCCGGTGCGACCGGGACGCTCGCCCCGCCGCTCGAGTACCACACGATGCGCAATCCGAGCGCCAGCGAGAAGACGGTGACTCTCCACGTCTACGGCGGCGAGCTCACGCGCTGCCGGGTCTTCCATCCGCTCGGCGACGGTCGGTATCGCGCCGAACCCCGGCGGCTCGCGCTCAGCGAATAG
- a CDS encoding NAD-dependent deacetylase, which produces MGVDSGLPDFRGDAGFWKAYPLYERLGLSFVDAADPIHFVRDPSFGWGFYGHRLELYRRTVPHAGFQVLRRWVARFGLDVFVVTSNVDGQFQRAGFGEESIEEIHGSIHHLQCASGCSARIWRQEGNVEVDPATMRATSLPHCPRCGGLARPNILMFNDWGWIADRSREQRRRREAFLVSCRALPLVVVELGAGTAIPSIRRFSEQLGSRSGTTVVRINPREPEIGGGHLSLVCGALAGLAALDAALV; this is translated from the coding sequence ATGGGCGTCGACTCCGGACTCCCCGACTTCCGCGGTGACGCCGGCTTCTGGAAGGCCTATCCGCTCTACGAGCGGCTGGGCCTCTCCTTCGTCGATGCCGCCGACCCGATCCACTTTGTCCGCGACCCGTCGTTCGGCTGGGGCTTCTACGGTCACCGCCTGGAGCTCTACCGCCGCACGGTGCCGCACGCCGGATTCCAGGTCCTGCGGCGCTGGGTCGCGCGCTTCGGGCTCGACGTCTTCGTCGTCACGTCGAACGTCGACGGCCAGTTCCAGCGGGCTGGGTTCGGCGAGGAGTCGATCGAGGAGATCCATGGCTCGATCCACCACCTCCAGTGCGCCTCCGGATGCAGCGCCAGGATCTGGCGGCAGGAGGGGAACGTCGAGGTCGATCCGGCGACGATGCGCGCGACGAGCCTGCCGCACTGTCCGCGCTGCGGTGGTCTCGCCCGACCCAACATCCTGATGTTCAACGACTGGGGCTGGATCGCCGACCGCAGCCGCGAGCAACGCCGGCGTCGCGAGGCCTTCCTCGTCTCCTGCCGCGCTCTGCCGCTGGTCGTCGTCGAGCTCGGGGCCGGCACGGCGATTCCGTCGATTCGCCGGTTCTCCGAGCAACTCGGCAGCCGATCCGGCACGACCGTCGTGCGGATCAACCCGCGCGAGCCGGAGATCGGCGGGGGGCACCTGTCGCTCGTCTGCGGGGCGCTCGCCGGTCTCGCGGCGCTCGACGCGGCGCTCGTCTGA
- the lepA gene encoding elongation factor 4, whose product MHPPSRIRNFSIVAHIDHGKSTLADRLLERTGALSQREMQAQVLDDMDLERERGITIKARAVRLAYRAQDGEDYVFNLIDTPGHVDFSYEVSRSLAACEGALLVVDAAQGVQAQTLANAYLAVNGGLALLPVINKIDVAAADPERAREQIEQVIGIDASRAVLASAKAGLGIDELLERIVSDIPAPSGDPEAPLKALLFDSWYDVYRGVVCLLRVVDGTIRRGDKVRFVATGGVFAVEELGTFHPKARQVQELSVGEVGYLFANVKDLAQARIGDTVTHPDRPTTSPFPGFQEAKPMVFAGLYPVVSDDYEDLRDAVEKLRLNDASFSFEPESSSALGFGFRCGFLGLLHMEIIQERLEREFNLSLITTAPGVRYRVLTTAGETVEIASPAQLPPPGRIDHIEEPYIRATIVTRTEYVGGILALSQERRGVQRSLQYLSTDSVLIEYDFPLAEVVHDFYDKLKSVSRGYASFDYELADFREGEIEKLDVLVNGEPVDALSLMIHRSKAYPKGKALVEKMKELIPRQLFEVVLQAAIGARIIARTSVRPLRKDVTAKCYGGDISRKRKLLEKQKEGKKRMKSVGNVDIPQEAFLAVLQVED is encoded by the coding sequence ATGCACCCCCCGTCGCGCATCCGCAACTTTTCGATCGTCGCCCACATCGACCACGGCAAGTCGACGCTCGCCGACCGGCTGCTCGAGCGGACGGGAGCGCTCTCGCAGCGCGAGATGCAGGCGCAGGTGCTCGACGACATGGATCTCGAGCGCGAGCGCGGCATCACGATCAAGGCGCGGGCGGTCCGGCTCGCCTACCGGGCGCAGGACGGCGAGGACTACGTCTTCAACCTGATCGACACGCCCGGGCACGTCGACTTCAGCTACGAGGTCTCGCGCTCGCTTGCCGCCTGCGAAGGGGCGCTCCTGGTGGTCGACGCGGCGCAGGGGGTGCAGGCGCAGACGCTGGCCAACGCCTACCTGGCGGTCAACGGCGGCCTCGCGCTGCTGCCCGTGATCAACAAGATCGACGTCGCGGCGGCCGACCCCGAGCGGGCGCGCGAGCAGATCGAGCAGGTCATCGGGATCGACGCCTCGCGCGCCGTGCTCGCCTCGGCCAAGGCCGGGCTCGGCATCGACGAGCTGCTGGAACGGATCGTCTCCGACATCCCCGCACCGTCGGGCGACCCGGAGGCCCCCCTCAAGGCGCTGCTCTTCGACTCCTGGTACGACGTCTACCGCGGTGTGGTCTGCCTGCTGCGCGTCGTCGACGGGACGATCCGGCGCGGCGACAAGGTGCGCTTCGTCGCCACCGGCGGCGTCTTCGCCGTCGAGGAGCTCGGCACCTTCCATCCGAAGGCGCGCCAGGTCCAGGAGCTCTCGGTGGGCGAGGTCGGCTACCTCTTCGCCAACGTCAAGGACCTCGCCCAGGCGCGCATCGGCGACACCGTCACCCATCCCGACCGGCCGACGACCAGTCCCTTCCCCGGCTTCCAGGAAGCCAAGCCGATGGTCTTCGCCGGCCTCTACCCGGTCGTCTCCGACGACTACGAAGACCTGCGCGACGCGGTCGAGAAGCTGCGCCTCAACGACGCCTCGTTCAGCTTCGAGCCGGAGTCGTCGAGCGCCCTCGGCTTCGGGTTCCGCTGCGGCTTCCTCGGCCTGCTGCACATGGAGATCATCCAGGAGCGGCTCGAACGCGAGTTCAACCTCTCGCTGATCACCACGGCCCCCGGCGTGCGCTACCGCGTGCTCACCACCGCCGGCGAGACGGTCGAGATCGCCAGCCCGGCGCAGCTGCCGCCGCCCGGGCGCATCGATCACATCGAAGAGCCGTACATCCGCGCGACGATCGTCACCCGCACCGAGTACGTGGGCGGCATCCTGGCCCTCTCGCAAGAGCGGCGCGGCGTGCAACGGAGCCTGCAGTACCTGTCGACCGACTCGGTGCTGATCGAGTACGACTTCCCGCTCGCCGAGGTGGTGCACGACTTCTACGACAAGCTCAAGTCGGTCTCGCGCGGCTACGCCAGCTTCGACTACGAGCTCGCCGACTTCCGCGAAGGGGAGATCGAGAAGCTCGACGTGCTGGTCAACGGCGAGCCGGTCGACGCCCTCTCGCTGATGATCCACCGCAGCAAGGCGTATCCGAAGGGCAAGGCGCTGGTCGAGAAGATGAAAGAGCTCATCCCCCGCCAGCTCTTCGAGGTCGTCCTGCAGGCCGCCATCGGCGCCCGCATCATCGCCCGCACCAGCGTCCGGCCGTTGCGCAAGGACGTCACCGCGAAGTGCTACGGCGGCGACATCAGCCGCAAGCGCAAGCTCCTCGAGAAGCAGAAAGAGGGCAAGAAGCGCATGAAGTCGGTCGGCAACGTCGACATCCCCCAGGAGGCCTTCCTGGCGGTGCTCCAGGTCGAGGACTGA
- a CDS encoding sigma-70 family RNA polymerase sigma factor — MSALAPRLFRVAFGLGGERDLAEDAAQEALVALVGRWRRHGPPESAEAFAFAVLRRRLLRARWRRLLLHPLDTTREPAAPRGVEAEVGATLELARVRRALAQLSTGDREILLLVAAGELDEASTAALLGRSRSAIRMRLHRARSRLRRLLGVQPTGESR; from the coding sequence GTGAGCGCGCTTGCCCCCCGATTGTTTCGCGTCGCCTTCGGGCTTGGTGGGGAGCGAGACCTGGCCGAGGACGCCGCACAGGAGGCGCTCGTCGCACTCGTCGGCCGGTGGCGCCGGCACGGACCGCCCGAGAGCGCCGAGGCGTTCGCCTTTGCCGTATTGCGCCGCCGGCTCCTGCGCGCCCGCTGGCGACGGCTTCTTCTTCACCCTTTGGACACGACCCGCGAGCCCGCGGCACCGCGCGGCGTCGAAGCCGAGGTCGGAGCGACCCTCGAGCTCGCACGGGTGCGGCGGGCTCTGGCGCAGCTCTCCACCGGCGACCGCGAGATCCTGCTGCTCGTGGCGGCCGGCGAGCTCGACGAGGCCTCGACCGCCGCCCTGCTCGGGCGCAGTCGCTCGGCCATCAGGATGCGGCTCCACCGGGCGCGCTCGCGTCTGCGGCGGCTGCTCGGGGTCCAGCCGACAGGAGAATCGCGATGA
- a CDS encoding DoxX family protein: MTSPPLTRWASWSPYLLALLRIAAAVIFIVPGTMKLFAYPMGMPPDGGTAHFPSQIWFGGVLEVFGGALLAIGLFTRPVAFVLSGMMAVAYFQFHAPQGFWPAANGGVAAALYCFVWLYFSAAGAGPWSVDAWRARRHDSIAMPS; the protein is encoded by the coding sequence ATGACGAGCCCTCCGCTGACCCGCTGGGCCAGCTGGTCCCCGTACCTTCTCGCGCTGCTGCGCATCGCTGCGGCGGTCATCTTCATCGTCCCGGGAACGATGAAGCTCTTCGCCTACCCGATGGGCATGCCGCCCGATGGTGGCACCGCGCACTTCCCGTCCCAGATCTGGTTCGGCGGCGTGCTCGAGGTCTTCGGCGGTGCACTGCTGGCGATCGGACTCTTCACCCGCCCGGTCGCCTTCGTGCTCTCCGGGATGATGGCGGTGGCCTACTTCCAGTTCCACGCTCCGCAGGGCTTCTGGCCGGCGGCCAACGGCGGTGTCGCAGCGGCGCTCTACTGTTTCGTCTGGCTCTACTTCTCGGCCGCCGGGGCGGGGCCGTGGAGCGTCGACGCGTGGCGGGCCAGACGCCACGACTCGATCGCGATGCCCTCGTGA